The following coding sequences lie in one Candidatus Planktophila sulfonica genomic window:
- a CDS encoding S1C family serine protease: MSINNGGPWWVAPSKSGLGRNITLRSAVVLSLVTGVIGGTFGAASSGSLFGHSVNLVKSTSTIERPVGSVAEIAQRVLPSVVSIEARSSDGGSTGSGFVIDSSGYILTNNHVIASSVTSGGDITVRLNDGSAYDAKVVGRDSSYDLAVLKIIGASLKALQFGDSEKVAVGDSVIAIGSPLGLSGTVTLGIISAKDRAVTAGESSEENSFINALQTDAAINPGNSGGPLVDATGAVIGVNSAIASLGSNFSSQAGSIGLGFAIPINQARKTADQLIKNGKATYPVMGISVDMNYSGEGALIAKTANAVLRGGPAAKAGMKSGDIITEIEGRSITSPEELIVAIRAQNVGDSIKVTYKRGAISKTVTLVLTASK; encoded by the coding sequence ATGAGCATCAATAACGGCGGACCTTGGTGGGTAGCTCCAAGCAAGAGCGGACTCGGCAGAAATATCACCTTGCGATCAGCGGTAGTTCTTTCACTTGTAACAGGAGTAATCGGCGGAACATTTGGTGCCGCATCTTCTGGTTCACTCTTCGGTCACTCAGTTAATCTTGTTAAATCTACTTCAACGATTGAGCGCCCCGTGGGATCTGTTGCAGAAATTGCACAACGCGTACTTCCATCGGTTGTATCTATTGAAGCGCGCTCCTCAGATGGCGGCTCTACAGGTTCGGGATTTGTCATCGATAGCAGCGGTTACATACTTACAAATAACCACGTGATTGCTTCCTCCGTGACCAGTGGCGGAGATATCACCGTTCGCCTCAACGACGGTTCTGCCTACGATGCCAAAGTTGTCGGCCGAGATAGCTCTTATGATCTTGCAGTACTCAAAATTATTGGTGCATCTCTCAAAGCTCTTCAATTTGGAGATAGCGAAAAGGTTGCTGTCGGAGATTCTGTGATAGCAATCGGATCACCATTGGGGCTTTCTGGAACCGTCACACTCGGCATCATTAGCGCCAAAGATCGCGCTGTGACTGCAGGAGAATCTAGTGAAGAGAATTCATTTATCAATGCCCTACAAACTGATGCTGCAATTAATCCAGGTAACTCAGGTGGACCTCTCGTTGATGCAACCGGTGCAGTAATTGGTGTGAACTCAGCGATTGCTTCATTGGGTTCAAATTTCTCATCTCAGGCTGGCTCCATCGGACTTGGCTTTGCAATTCCAATCAATCAAGCGCGAAAGACTGCAGATCAATTGATTAAGAATGGCAAGGCAACATATCCGGTGATGGGCATCTCCGTAGATATGAATTACTCAGGAGAAGGTGCTCTCATTGCAAAGACTGCAAACGCTGTTTTGCGCGGTGGCCCTGCAGCCAAAGCTGGCATGAAATCCGGAGACATAATTACTGAAATAGAAGGCAGATCAATCACTTCGCCGGAAGAGCTGATTGTCGCTATCAGGGCGCAAAATGTCGGAGATAGCATCAAAGTCACATATAAGCGTGGAGCTATTTCTAAGACGGTCACCCTCGTTCTGACGGCATCGAAGTAG
- a CDS encoding O-methyltransferase yields MNITPHSYAESFIAEDAIKAVARARGLELGALDVTQGTGAYLRHLAHQLSAQSVVEIGTGSGVGALWLLEGMMASGTLTSIDDEMEHTNIAKMALAEADIAQPRFRLITNSVMDVMTKLTDRAYDLVVFRHNPEDLSFAISEAHRILRSGGVFVIDNFFGGSKVQDPAQRDPKTIALREAGKSIKLDTEAWVTTLIPTGDGLLLATKL; encoded by the coding sequence ATGAACATCACACCGCATTCTTATGCAGAGTCCTTTATTGCAGAAGATGCGATAAAGGCAGTAGCTCGAGCACGTGGCCTCGAACTAGGCGCACTTGATGTCACTCAAGGTACTGGCGCCTATCTTCGCCACCTTGCTCATCAACTCAGCGCACAATCAGTCGTAGAAATCGGTACCGGTTCAGGTGTCGGTGCGCTTTGGTTGCTCGAAGGAATGATGGCAAGTGGAACTCTTACTTCGATTGATGATGAGATGGAACATACAAATATTGCAAAGATGGCTCTAGCGGAGGCTGATATTGCGCAGCCACGTTTTCGACTTATCACTAATTCAGTTATGGATGTCATGACTAAGCTCACTGATCGCGCATATGACTTAGTGGTATTTCGCCACAACCCTGAAGATCTCAGCTTTGCAATCTCAGAAGCGCATCGAATTCTACGAAGCGGTGGTGTTTTCGTCATCGACAATTTCTTCGGTGGTTCAAAGGTGCAAGATCCTGCACAACGCGACCCAAAGACGATTGCACTTCGCGAAGCGGGTAAATCAATCAAATTAGATACCGAAGCTTGGGTTACAACACTGATTCCAACAGGCGATGGCTTACTCCTCGCCACAAAGTTATAG